One window from the genome of Sardina pilchardus chromosome 12, fSarPil1.1, whole genome shotgun sequence encodes:
- the LOC134097397 gene encoding uncharacterized protein LOC134097397 — protein MELDLDTDQLPVERTLGLQWYVETDHFGFKTSAKEQPQTRRGILSVVSSLYDPLGFLAPFSMMAKMLLQELCKRNLGWDEDIPHVLAKQWAGWLEDLHKVAEFKIDRCIKPKDFGNPVTVQLHHFSDASEVGYGAVSYLRLERDNKVHVAFMMGKARVAPLKQTTIPRLELTAAVLAVRVDRMLQKELQLKLEKSVFWTDSTTVLKYISNESRRFHTFVANRVAVIREATDVDQWRYVGTKENPADDASRGMRAEDLLNRRRWMMGPDFLYKAKDEWPKLDVDLQVIPGADPEIKRDLMIGHVLNIDDNPG, from the exons ATGGAGCTGGATTTGGATACAGATCAACTTCCTGTTGAACGTACATTAGGACTACAGTGGTACGTTGAGACTGACCATTTTGGATTTAAGACCTCAGCAAAGGAGCAGCCACAGACGAGAAGAGGAATTCTTTCGGTGGTCAGCTCCCTGTACGACCCATTGGGCTTCCTTGCGCCATTCAGCATGATGGCTAAGATGTTACTGCAGGAACTCTGTAAAAGAAACCTCGGATGGGACGAAGATATTCCCCATGTTCTCGCTAAGCAATGGGCTGGCTGGTTGGAAGATCTCCACAAGGTGGCAGAATTCAAGATTGATCGTTGCATCAAGCCTAAAGACTTTGGCAACCCTGTCACTGTACAGCTTCACCACTTCTCTGACGCCAGTGAGGTCGGGTATGGAGCTGTCTCTTACTTAAGACTGGAAAGGGACAATAAGGTGCATGTTGCATTTATGATGGGGAAGGCCAGAGTTGCTCCGCTCAAGCAGACGACAATTCCTCGCTTGGAGCTAACAGCTGCAGTCCTCGCTGTAAGAGTGGACCGAATGCTACAGAAGGAGTTGCAACTCAAGCTGGAAAAGTCAGTTTTCTGGACCGACAGCACAACAGTCCttaaatacatttcaaatgaaagcCGGCGATTCCATACCTTTGTGGCCAACAGAGTAGCAGTCATCAGAGAGGCAACTGACGTTGACCAGTGGAGGTATGTGGGGACAAAGGAAAATCCAGCCGATGATGCTTCAAGAGGGATGAGGGCAGAAGACCTCCTGAACAGAAGGAGATGGATGATGGGACCTGATTTCCTCTACAAGGCCAAGGATGAGTGGCCTAAGTTAGATGTAGACCTTCAGGTGATTCCTGGCGCTGATCCTGAAATCAAAAGGGACTTGATG ATTGGACACGTGCTGAACATCGACGACAACCCTGGCTGA